Part of the Brassica oleracea var. oleracea cultivar TO1000 chromosome C8, BOL, whole genome shotgun sequence genome is shown below.
GAATTTCCTTGTCTCTCAATATATGTTTCACCACATCATTGAAGCTTGGGCTGAGTGTGAGAAGCAATCCAAAGGTCTTGTCTTGCTCACGCCTGGCTTCAAGTGTGCCAGGGTCATTGGTGCTTGGCCTTAGCTTCTCCAGCTCATACCACAGCTGACTATACTTCCCAAGGTGCTTGGTGAAGTCTCTTTCTTCTTGCTGTAAGTTGTTGATGGCTCTCTTCACTTCAAAGATTCTGGTGAGATTTGAAGTGTTACCATACACCTTGTGCAAAGTATCCCACAACTGTTTTGTGGTGGTACAGTGTGAGTAAGAGTCCATAAGAGGACCATCAAGAGAGCTTTGCAAGGTAGACAGCACCATGAGATCTTCCTGAACCCATTTGCCTTCATCTACCACTACAACCTCCTTGCCATCTTCTCCTTGGGTGATTTGCTTTAGAGCTGAACTTGAAGAGACATGCTCCAAAAGACCTCTACTTCCAAGGGCTGTCCTGGCCATCTTAAACCAGGTAATATAGTTTTCTGGTCCCTTGAGTGTGACTGGAATGTGAATTGTTTTGTACGGCTCCATTTCTCTCAATCTGGCGCCAAGAATATTTTGAAATTTCAAAACTGGATTTGAGAAAGATTAGTTCTAGAACTAAGAGATCTCAAGCTTAGAAACAAGATAAACTCTCAAGAAATAAGATTAGAGACAGAACAGAGTGAGCACAGCCAAAAAATTTGAAGAAAATATTCAAGAACACTCAAGAACTCAGATTTATTATCCATTGGATAAAAGAAATCTGTAGAGAAATTTGTGAAATAAAACCAGAGAATCAAGAGACAGAGAGAAATAGAGTAAGCTTGCGGAAGTATTTGAGGTAATCAGGAGTTTAAAGCTCTGATACCATGAAAGTTATTGAAGAACAAAGTGAAGAACAAGAGAGAGAGTGAGAAGAGAAATCAAGAGTAAGAGAGATAGAGTAAAGAAGGATTTATTTTCTTAACCATAATGTGCAACATGTTACAGAGATTTAAAGGCAAGATGCCTTGCTACAACAATGAATAAAATATGAAACTCATAAACTAAGAAAAGAATAAAGAATAGAAATCTGATCGATAGATAGTGACAAGTCCTCAACGGTCTTGGAGCCTTCCTTTTCTTCTTCCATCCTTAACTAGATCATGTGACTAATACTATAAATAATTCACCCAACTTGTCTCCTTACTCTTCAACTGTTAGGTGCTTCTTGTGAGTTTAAATTCGCCCAGCTCCACTATGTTCCTGAAAGTCCAGCTCCTTATCCTTGTTTCTCAAGTTTAGCCTTATTTCTCAAGTCCAGTTTCTTATCTCTTTCTCAAGTCCAGTCTTATTTCTCAAAACCAGCCTCTTATCTCTTTCATATCCTTTGTCAATACTCTTAAACCAGTGTGGAAGCATTCACTATTTGTTACTTATAAAATATGAGAAGCATCTAAATTAAGTAGCGCACTTGAAAAATATGAAGGAAAAAGAGTAATTATAATTTTAAGAAATGGATTGTGTAATTAAGCATCAAGGTTAATAAGCCAATATTTTGTTTCTAGGGAAAAACAGATTAGGTAAAGTTAACAAAATCACATATTCCACGTATAGAGTAGGTTAACAATAAATTGACAATTTTAGGTTTGTTTTTGACACTTTCAAATAAAAAGAAAGGATATATGCTATGCATAGTTTAATAGCCCAAGCAAAAAGAGTCATCACACGAAACAACAAATATATGTATACCCAAACTAGTTGAATCTACGTTTTCTCCAGCGAATCCGACTTGTGTCTTGCTTAGAAAACCCTGGAATCCTAACTACGCTAGGAACGTAGCTGCATAAAAAAGGGAAACGACATTCCCCTTCATTAGCTTTAATTACTTGGAATTCCTTGTCGTTGATGACTCTGATAATAGATAGACCCTTCATGTCAGTATCATTACAAGTTATAACAAGCCTATTGTTTTTGTCGAAATAATAATTTGTAGAAAGGAGGGTAAGACGTGGATATATAAGCGGAAACTCTGGTATGTCCACGACCACCAATTTGGTCCAAGAAGTAAGCATGAGCCAATGCTTCACCCATATGCATATCTTCCTTGTTTTGTGACATTGCTCCAACACCGAAAGCCTATCTCCTTTATAAATCTCTAGTGCAATAGGATTCATCTCATCATAGCTGAATGGCAAGTCATCTATGGGCTGAAACCTTTCTTTGTAAAAATCATAGCTTTGTACAAAAGCTCTATGATCTTCTCGAAGACCTATACAATAAGGAGTTCCTCTCAGAGAGAGGATCGACAACGGCACACTAAGGAACCAATCAAAACTGATGCTATCTATAACCTTCCATGTCTTGGATGCAACTTCACAGACCTCGACCCTTGAAGGTCTATTTCTG
Proteins encoded:
- the LOC106309072 gene encoding putative F-box/LRR-repeat/kelch-repeat protein At1g11620; translated protein: MLIGSRVVGDRLASWNNLILEVRLNKKNLSFHMHSYSGEHRFTLKDSGPTISAVGIEEQKNVVDPPSLIVQDFTLIKAQPCNPIRVYKTVQCDGLLLCVMDNQLLVRNLLLKETTWIKCGSDFHERDDAYSLGYLSHCDYRILRFRCASNSRNRPSRVEVCEVASKTWKVIDSISFDWFLSVPLSILSLRGTPYCIGLREDHRAFVQSYDFYKERFQPIDDLPFSYDEMNPIALEIYKGDRLSVLEQCHKTRKICIWVKHWLMLTSWTKLVVVDIPEFPLIYPRLTLLSTNYYFDKNNRLVITCNDTDMKGLSIIRVINDKEFQVIKANEGECRFPFLCSYVPSVVRIPGFSKQDTSRIRWRKRRFN